In Cloacibacillus sp. An23, the following are encoded in one genomic region:
- the grdB gene encoding glycine reductase complex selenoprotein B: protein MTKKRIVHYINQFYAGIGGEEMAGEVKPESRQGVVGPGMALNNALGDAGEVVGTVICGDGYYAEHMESATEEIVKLIAEFKPDAVVTGPAFNAGRYGTAAGGVAEAVQKQLGIPAVSGMYTENPGVDMYKKSVFIVPTADSARGMGKAIPAMAKLVLKVIETNGQPGSPEEAGYIQRGVRVNYFMEEIGAKRAVDMLVKKLKGEAFETEYPMPSFDRVEPAAAITDMKNATIALVTSGGIVPKGNPDHIEASSATRFGTYDIEGVQSVDAEHYATAHGGYDPSYANNDPNRVLPVDVLREMEKEGVFKKLYRYFFTTVGNGTSTANAKKFGLAIGEQLKKDGVDAVILTSTUGTCTRCGATMVKAIESYGIPVVHVCTIVPISQTVGANRIVPAVAIPHPLGDPTKSHEEELHIRRAILDKAIKALETPVTEQTVF, encoded by the coding sequence ATGACGAAGAAAAGAATAGTACACTATATCAACCAGTTCTACGCCGGAATCGGCGGAGAGGAAATGGCGGGCGAGGTCAAGCCGGAATCGCGTCAGGGAGTAGTCGGCCCCGGCATGGCGCTCAACAACGCCCTCGGCGACGCCGGCGAAGTCGTCGGGACCGTAATCTGCGGCGACGGCTACTATGCCGAGCACATGGAATCCGCGACCGAAGAGATAGTCAAGCTCATCGCCGAATTCAAGCCCGACGCGGTAGTCACCGGCCCGGCCTTCAACGCGGGACGCTACGGAACGGCCGCCGGCGGCGTCGCGGAAGCCGTGCAGAAGCAGCTCGGGATCCCCGCAGTCTCCGGAATGTACACCGAGAACCCGGGCGTCGACATGTACAAGAAGTCGGTATTCATCGTACCGACCGCAGACAGCGCGCGCGGCATGGGCAAAGCCATCCCCGCTATGGCGAAGCTCGTCCTTAAGGTCATCGAGACCAACGGACAGCCCGGCTCGCCCGAAGAGGCCGGCTACATCCAGCGCGGCGTCCGCGTGAACTACTTCATGGAAGAGATCGGGGCCAAGCGCGCCGTAGACATGCTCGTCAAGAAGCTCAAGGGCGAGGCCTTCGAGACCGAATACCCGATGCCGAGCTTCGACCGCGTCGAACCCGCGGCGGCTATCACCGATATGAAGAACGCGACCATCGCGCTCGTCACCTCCGGCGGTATCGTCCCGAAGGGCAACCCCGACCACATCGAGGCTTCCAGCGCGACGAGATTCGGCACCTACGACATCGAAGGCGTACAGTCCGTCGACGCCGAGCACTACGCGACGGCCCACGGCGGATACGACCCGTCCTACGCGAACAACGACCCGAACCGCGTCCTCCCCGTCGACGTGCTCCGCGAGATGGAGAAGGAAGGCGTATTCAAGAAGCTTTACAGATACTTCTTTACGACCGTCGGAAACGGAACCTCCACGGCGAACGCGAAGAAATTCGGACTTGCGATAGGCGAGCAGCTTAAGAAAGATGGAGTTGACGCCGTGATCCTCACCTCCACTTGAGGAACCTGCACTCGTTGCGGTGCAACGATGGTAAAAGCGATCGAATCCTACGGCATCCCTGTCGTGCACGTCTGCACGATAGTCCCAATTTCCCAGACGGTCGGCGCGAACCGCATAGTCCCGGCCGTAGCCATTCCCCATCCGCTCGGAGATCCTACGAAGAGCCACGAGGAAGAGCTCCACATCCGCCGCGCGATACTCGACAAGGCCATCAAGGCCCTCGAAACCCCGGTCACGGAGCAGACTGTATTCTAA
- a CDS encoding glycine/sarcosine/betaine reductase component B subunit produces MKLELQKAKVKNIAWGDKTALLADGTLQINKEEFIAAAADSEHFKTLDADLARPGESVRICPVKDVIEPRYKTEGPGQIFPGMLSDVETVGSGKTFVLEGAAVLTCGRIVGFQEGIIDMQGPGADYTPFSKTMNAVLVIEPVEGLEAHDYEKACRMAGFRAAFYVAEAVWKAGAHVDTTETYELPCFAEAMKAYPELPKVAYIYMLQTQGLLHDTYVYGVDAKKILPSLIHPNETMDGAIVSGNCVSACDKNSTYVHLNNPVIRNLYDRHGKDINFVGVIITNENVTLADKKRSSSYAVKLAAMLGVDGVIVSEEGFGNPDADLIMNCTKAEKAGIKTVLVTDEYAGRDGASQSLADAAPEATAVVTAGNANMIIVLPPMEKLIGFSDYVNIIAGGFDGSLRPDGSIEVELQAITGATCELGFNPISAKTW; encoded by the coding sequence ATGAAACTCGAACTGCAGAAGGCAAAAGTGAAGAACATAGCATGGGGCGACAAAACGGCGCTCCTTGCAGACGGGACTCTTCAGATCAACAAAGAAGAGTTCATCGCCGCCGCAGCCGACAGCGAACACTTCAAGACGCTGGACGCGGATCTCGCCCGTCCCGGCGAATCCGTCCGCATCTGCCCGGTGAAGGACGTAATCGAACCGCGTTACAAGACGGAAGGCCCGGGACAGATATTCCCCGGAATGCTCAGCGACGTCGAGACCGTCGGAAGCGGAAAGACTTTCGTCCTCGAAGGCGCCGCGGTACTCACCTGCGGACGCATCGTCGGCTTCCAGGAGGGCATCATCGACATGCAGGGCCCCGGCGCGGACTACACGCCGTTCTCCAAGACGATGAACGCCGTCCTCGTCATCGAACCCGTCGAGGGACTTGAAGCCCACGACTACGAGAAGGCCTGCCGCATGGCCGGCTTCCGCGCCGCGTTCTACGTCGCCGAGGCCGTCTGGAAGGCCGGTGCGCACGTCGATACGACCGAGACCTACGAGCTGCCCTGCTTCGCAGAGGCTATGAAGGCCTATCCCGAGCTCCCGAAGGTCGCCTACATCTACATGCTCCAGACCCAGGGACTGCTCCACGACACCTACGTCTACGGCGTGGACGCGAAGAAGATACTTCCCTCGCTTATCCACCCGAACGAGACGATGGACGGAGCCATCGTATCCGGGAACTGCGTTTCCGCATGCGATAAGAACAGCACCTACGTCCACCTCAACAACCCCGTCATCCGCAACCTCTATGACCGCCACGGCAAGGACATCAACTTCGTCGGCGTCATCATCACGAACGAGAACGTCACCCTCGCCGATAAGAAGCGCAGCTCGTCCTACGCCGTGAAGCTCGCCGCGATGCTCGGCGTCGACGGCGTCATAGTCAGCGAAGAAGGCTTCGGCAATCCGGACGCCGACCTCATCATGAACTGCACCAAGGCCGAGAAGGCCGGCATCAAGACCGTCCTCGTTACCGACGAATACGCCGGACGCGACGGAGCCAGCCAGTCCCTCGCCGACGCAGCCCCCGAGGCCACCGCGGTCGTAACGGCGGGCAACGCGAACATGATCATCGTGCTGCCGCCGATGGAGAAGCTCATCGGATTCAGCGACTATGTCAACATCATCGCCGGCGGATTCGACGGATCGCTCCGTCCCGACGGCTCGATAGAGGTCGAACTTCAGGCTATCACGGGCGCTACCTGCGAACTCGGATTCAACCCGATCAGCGCCAAGACCTGGTAG
- a CDS encoding GrdX family protein, with amino-acid sequence MGLSSFSYICLTNNPALEGMVAPLEYMGAAASVDVLKRGRALVQEGWELLASPLYGNFKPNQQPYRTLILRKNNGPTGLPDIQSLSLIEDAVRFYENSHHIMPPGGLADNIEKDFRYMDVVLLEETFRQYGLLTSPVKSYSEVVDR; translated from the coding sequence ATGGGCTTGTCCTCGTTTTCTTATATCTGTTTAACGAATAATCCCGCGCTTGAGGGTATGGTTGCGCCGCTCGAATATATGGGCGCCGCTGCGTCCGTCGACGTGCTGAAACGCGGACGCGCTCTCGTCCAGGAGGGATGGGAGCTTCTCGCGAGCCCTCTTTACGGGAATTTCAAGCCGAACCAGCAGCCATACCGCACTCTGATACTCAGAAAAAACAACGGCCCGACCGGCCTGCCGGACATTCAATCGCTGTCCCTGATTGAGGATGCGGTGCGCTTCTACGAAAATTCGCACCACATAATGCCTCCCGGCGGCCTCGCCGATAACATAGAAAAGGATTTCCGATACATGGACGTCGTGTTGTTGGAAGAGACTTTTCGTCAGTACGGATTGTTGACATCTCCGGTCAAAAGCTACTCGGAGGTGGTTGACAGATAA
- a CDS encoding sodium-dependent transporter, translating into MEANSGKRDQWGSRFGFIMAAAGSAIGLGNIWRFPYITGKYGGGAFVLVYLAFVLVIGASVLLAELAIGRRAKLDAAGAYRKLGGGAWPLVGYLGIFCGSVILSYYAVITGWTLAYMFKSFGGLMEEAAAGRAAESFSTFIANPYLTVICLCAVMAGVVLVVYRGISGGIEKSCKVLMPMLFIILLLLIVRSLTLPGASAGLRFYLMPDLSKLSAEGVLAAFGQGFYSLSLGMGITVTYGSYLSSKEYMPTMTRTIVLLDTMAAFMAGLVIFPAVFAFGIDAGSGPGLTFVTLPAVFAQMPMGAFFSFAFFALLFIAAFTSAIALFEVSVTYAVDELRWTRAKSAIVMGLAITLLGVPSALSGGGHIPEICGKGFLDAVDFITNNAIMPIGGIFTSIFVGWIWTKDALDEVTNRGEFKFKLYRAWLWVCRLVAPVCITAVFITGLKW; encoded by the coding sequence TTGGAGGCCAATTCTGGGAAAAGGGATCAGTGGGGGAGCCGCTTCGGCTTCATAATGGCGGCGGCGGGCTCCGCAATAGGGCTCGGAAACATCTGGCGCTTCCCCTATATCACCGGTAAGTACGGCGGCGGCGCGTTCGTCCTCGTCTATCTCGCGTTCGTACTCGTCATAGGCGCGTCCGTGCTGCTTGCCGAGCTCGCCATAGGGCGGCGCGCGAAGCTTGACGCGGCCGGCGCGTACAGGAAGCTCGGCGGCGGCGCGTGGCCGCTCGTAGGCTATCTCGGGATATTCTGCGGCTCCGTCATACTTTCCTACTACGCCGTCATAACCGGCTGGACTCTCGCCTATATGTTCAAATCCTTCGGCGGCCTAATGGAAGAGGCCGCGGCGGGGCGCGCGGCGGAATCATTCTCGACTTTCATCGCCAACCCTTATCTTACGGTGATCTGCCTCTGCGCCGTAATGGCAGGCGTCGTCCTCGTCGTCTACCGCGGTATCAGCGGCGGCATCGAAAAGAGCTGCAAAGTCCTGATGCCGATGCTTTTCATAATACTGCTGCTGCTAATCGTGCGTTCGCTGACTCTGCCGGGCGCGTCGGCCGGGCTGCGCTTCTACCTGATGCCCGACCTTTCTAAGCTCTCAGCCGAGGGCGTGCTCGCCGCTTTCGGTCAGGGCTTCTACTCGCTCTCGCTCGGAATGGGCATCACCGTCACCTACGGCAGCTATCTCAGCAGCAAGGAATATATGCCCACGATGACGCGCACGATAGTGCTTCTTGACACGATGGCGGCCTTCATGGCGGGGCTGGTCATATTCCCGGCGGTCTTCGCCTTCGGCATAGACGCGGGCTCAGGTCCGGGGCTCACCTTCGTTACTCTGCCGGCGGTCTTCGCGCAGATGCCGATGGGCGCTTTCTTCTCGTTCGCCTTCTTCGCGCTGCTCTTCATCGCCGCCTTCACATCGGCGATAGCGCTCTTCGAGGTCTCCGTGACCTACGCGGTAGACGAGCTCCGCTGGACGCGCGCCAAGTCCGCGATAGTCATGGGGCTTGCGATAACGCTGCTCGGAGTGCCCTCGGCGCTGTCCGGCGGCGGGCATATCCCTGAGATATGCGGCAAGGGCTTCCTCGACGCAGTGGACTTCATCACGAACAACGCCATTATGCCGATAGGCGGCATATTCACCTCGATATTCGTCGGATGGATATGGACGAAGGACGCGCTCGACGAGGTGACGAACCGCGGAGAGTTCAAGTTCAAGCTTTACCGCGCGTGGCTCTGGGTATGCCGCCTCGTCGCGCCGGTCTGCATCACTGCGGTGTTCATCACCGGGCTGAAGTGGTAG
- a CDS encoding TIGR00282 family metallophosphoesterase: MRVLFIGDIMGRPGREAAARMIPRLRSEFGGFDFVIANGENSAAGFGLTEKVMKELFACGIDVLTNGNHVWDKKDFVPMLDSEPNVLRPANHPKGTPGRGFAVYEKNGEKLAVLCLQGRTFMPPLDCPFQTADAALAECGVSSIFVDIHAEATSEKRALAVYLDGRVSAVVGTHTHVQTADEEILPGGTAFLCDAGMTGGHGGIIGMSAESVMPKFLMGTPSRFAVCEERVRFQGVVIEIDGETGRALDIVRVNVPAED; the protein is encoded by the coding sequence ATGCGCGTGCTTTTCATAGGCGATATAATGGGCCGCCCCGGGCGCGAGGCCGCGGCGCGGATGATACCGCGCCTGCGCTCCGAGTTCGGCGGCTTCGACTTCGTGATAGCGAACGGCGAAAACAGCGCCGCCGGCTTCGGCCTCACCGAAAAGGTGATGAAAGAGCTCTTCGCATGCGGCATAGACGTCCTGACGAACGGCAACCACGTATGGGATAAAAAAGACTTCGTCCCGATGCTGGACTCCGAGCCGAACGTCCTGCGCCCCGCGAACCATCCGAAAGGGACGCCGGGACGCGGCTTCGCGGTCTACGAGAAGAACGGCGAAAAGCTCGCCGTCCTCTGCCTTCAGGGGCGCACCTTCATGCCGCCGCTCGACTGTCCTTTTCAGACCGCGGACGCGGCGCTCGCCGAGTGCGGGGTTTCGTCAATATTCGTAGACATACACGCCGAGGCGACTTCCGAAAAGAGGGCGCTCGCAGTCTATCTCGACGGGCGCGTCTCGGCCGTCGTCGGGACGCACACCCACGTGCAGACCGCAGACGAGGAGATACTGCCGGGAGGCACGGCTTTTCTCTGCGACGCCGGCATGACCGGCGGGCATGGGGGAATAATCGGAATGTCCGCGGAATCGGTGATGCCTAAGTTCCTCATGGGGACGCCGAGCCGCTTCGCCGTGTGCGAGGAGCGCGTGCGCTTCCAGGGCGTCGTGATCGAAATAGACGGAGAAACAGGACGGGCGCTTGACATAGTAAGGGTCAACGTGCCGGCCGAAGACTGA
- the rny gene encoding ribonuclease Y — translation MEWEFTTIVLCIITGLAVGALGGFTYHKKTEERKFRGALSEADRIVQEATKKAETAKRDIVAEGKEEIHRLRQELDRDTKERRGELQRAERRLEQKEENLDKKLENISRKEEELKGKNEQVQSKLNRLSDQEQELIAKLEQIARLTQEEAREQLLAEVEADANHYIGLRLKELEERAKRDADRRAQEIVATAIQRCSVEFTSDVVVSVVNLPSDEMKGRIIGREGRNIRTFETLTGVDLIVDDTPEAVTLSSFDPVRREVARLSLERLVVDGRIHPARIEEIIERAEKDVQAQILETAEEALLETGIKNMHSELAKIIGQLRYRTSYGQNALAHSLEVAHLAGVMAAELGLDEQKARRAGLLHDIGKAVDHQVEGPHAKIGADLAKRYGESPDIVNAIASHHEDEEPQTIYAVLVAAADAVSASRPGARRESLDAYVKRLEKLEEVAKAFPGVSKAFAIQAGREVRVTVAPTVTDDGEMQKLAYDIARKIEEELRYPGQIKVTLIRETRAVEYAK, via the coding sequence ATGGAATGGGAATTCACGACAATCGTGCTGTGTATAATCACGGGGCTCGCCGTAGGCGCCCTCGGAGGTTTTACATACCACAAGAAAACTGAGGAGAGAAAATTCAGGGGGGCTCTTTCGGAGGCCGACCGCATAGTGCAGGAGGCGACGAAGAAGGCCGAGACTGCGAAGCGCGACATCGTAGCCGAGGGCAAAGAGGAGATACACAGGCTGCGTCAGGAGCTCGACCGCGACACGAAGGAAAGACGCGGCGAACTGCAGCGCGCGGAGCGCAGGCTCGAGCAGAAAGAGGAAAACCTTGATAAAAAGCTTGAGAACATCAGCCGCAAGGAAGAAGAGCTGAAAGGCAAGAACGAGCAGGTCCAGTCGAAGCTGAACAGGCTCTCCGACCAGGAGCAGGAGCTTATCGCCAAGCTCGAACAGATAGCGAGGCTCACGCAGGAGGAGGCTCGCGAGCAGCTTCTCGCAGAAGTCGAGGCAGACGCGAACCACTACATCGGCCTCCGCCTGAAGGAGCTTGAGGAGCGGGCCAAGCGCGACGCCGACCGCAGGGCGCAGGAGATCGTAGCGACGGCGATACAGCGCTGCAGCGTCGAGTTCACCTCGGACGTCGTCGTAAGCGTCGTAAACCTTCCATCCGACGAGATGAAGGGGCGCATAATCGGGCGCGAGGGGCGCAATATAAGAACCTTTGAAACTCTTACCGGAGTCGACCTTATCGTTGATGATACTCCAGAAGCCGTGACTCTAAGCAGCTTCGACCCCGTGAGGCGCGAGGTCGCGCGTCTGTCGCTCGAACGTCTCGTCGTAGACGGGAGAATCCATCCGGCGCGCATAGAGGAAATAATCGAGCGCGCGGAAAAGGACGTCCAGGCGCAGATACTCGAGACCGCCGAGGAGGCGCTTCTCGAAACGGGGATAAAGAATATGCACAGCGAGCTGGCCAAGATAATCGGGCAGCTCCGCTACCGCACCAGCTACGGACAGAACGCCCTCGCCCACAGCCTTGAGGTCGCGCATCTCGCGGGCGTCATGGCGGCGGAGCTCGGGCTGGACGAGCAGAAGGCGCGCAGGGCCGGCCTTCTGCACGATATAGGCAAAGCCGTCGACCACCAGGTCGAGGGGCCGCACGCCAAGATCGGCGCCGATCTCGCCAAGCGCTACGGCGAAAGCCCGGACATCGTGAACGCTATAGCCTCGCACCACGAGGACGAGGAGCCTCAGACGATCTACGCGGTGCTCGTAGCCGCCGCCGACGCCGTCAGCGCGTCGCGCCCCGGAGCGCGCCGCGAGAGCCTCGACGCATACGTGAAGCGCCTCGAGAAGCTCGAAGAGGTCGCCAAGGCGTTCCCTGGCGTCAGCAAAGCCTTCGCGATCCAGGCCGGACGAGAGGTGCGCGTGACGGTCGCGCCGACCGTCACCGACGACGGCGAGATGCAGAAACTCGCCTACGACATCGCCCGCAAGATAGAGGAAGAACTTCGTTATCCCGGACAGATAAAGGTTACGCTGATACGGGAGACGCGCGCCGTCGAGTACGCGAAATAG
- a CDS encoding sodium:alanine symporter family protein has protein sequence MDQLTALITTLNSYLWGNFCLVPLLCGAGLYFTLRLRFVQVRKFGLAVKYTFGQLSFSGAKAGKDGMSSFQALATAVAAQVGTGNVVGVATALTMGGPGALFWIWLAAFFGMATIFAEAVLAQTYKVRRPTGEITGGPAYYISQGLKCKPLAVFFSVCIIIALGMVGNSVQSNSIAESFHLAFGVNQLAVGVFIAVISGLVFFGGTARLASVTEKLVPIMAMCYIVGGLYILATHAGMIIPAFKMIIQGAFDPAAATGGIIGVTMKEAIRYGVARGLFANEAGMGSTPHAHAQAKVNHPAEQGFVAIMGVFITTFMIITMTALIILTTGSLDGVTSGSALTQKAFTTGLGSFGSPFVAICIFFFAYSTIIGWYFFAEQNVKFLFGNKPLPIFRCIAMFFIVLGSALKLDLVWQLADFFNGIMVIPNLIAVIGLAKVVSNALNDFDEKGQLKA, from the coding sequence TTGGATCAGTTAACAGCACTCATCACCACCCTTAACAGTTATCTGTGGGGCAATTTCTGTCTAGTTCCGCTTCTCTGCGGCGCAGGGCTCTACTTCACGCTGCGCCTTCGTTTCGTCCAGGTCCGCAAATTCGGCCTGGCGGTAAAATACACCTTCGGACAGCTTTCGTTCTCGGGAGCGAAGGCCGGCAAGGACGGTATGAGCTCCTTCCAGGCCCTCGCCACGGCGGTCGCGGCGCAGGTCGGAACCGGAAACGTCGTCGGAGTCGCCACGGCGCTCACGATGGGAGGTCCTGGAGCCCTCTTCTGGATCTGGCTCGCGGCCTTCTTCGGAATGGCCACGATATTCGCCGAAGCGGTCCTCGCTCAGACCTACAAGGTCAGGAGGCCCACCGGCGAAATAACCGGAGGCCCGGCATACTACATCTCGCAGGGACTCAAGTGCAAGCCTCTCGCGGTATTCTTCTCCGTTTGTATCATCATAGCCCTCGGCATGGTCGGAAACTCCGTCCAGTCGAACTCGATAGCTGAGTCCTTCCACCTGGCCTTCGGCGTCAATCAGCTCGCGGTCGGCGTGTTCATCGCCGTGATCAGCGGCCTCGTATTCTTCGGCGGCACGGCGCGCCTTGCATCCGTCACCGAGAAGCTCGTCCCGATCATGGCAATGTGCTACATCGTCGGCGGACTTTACATCCTCGCCACTCACGCCGGCATGATAATCCCGGCTTTCAAGATGATCATCCAGGGCGCCTTCGACCCGGCTGCCGCCACCGGCGGTATCATCGGCGTTACGATGAAGGAAGCCATCCGTTACGGCGTCGCGCGCGGACTCTTCGCGAACGAAGCCGGTATGGGCTCTACGCCGCACGCTCACGCGCAGGCTAAGGTCAACCATCCGGCGGAGCAGGGCTTCGTCGCCATCATGGGCGTCTTCATCACCACGTTCATGATCATCACTATGACCGCCCTCATAATCCTCACCACCGGCTCCCTCGACGGCGTGACGAGCGGCAGCGCGCTCACGCAGAAGGCGTTCACGACCGGCCTCGGCAGCTTCGGCTCGCCCTTCGTCGCGATATGCATATTCTTCTTCGCCTATTCGACGATCATCGGCTGGTACTTCTTCGCAGAGCAGAACGTGAAATTCCTCTTCGGCAACAAGCCGCTCCCGATATTCAGATGCATAGCGATGTTCTTCATCGTCCTCGGTTCCGCGCTGAAGCTCGACCTCGTATGGCAGCTCGCCGACTTCTTCAACGGAATCATGGTCATCCCGAACCTCATCGCCGTCATCGGGCTCGCGAAGGTAGTCAGCAACGCCCTCAACGATTTCGACGAGAAAGGACAGCTGAAAGCCTAG
- a CDS encoding ATP-dependent DNA helicase RecG — protein sequence MDERLASPLSALKGAGPRRAALLEKLGLLTIYDLLWFFPRKYEDRRNVRKISELVPGAPAVVAAESRGCETRTLPGRGRRLIKCRFSDGGGFLDAVWFNIKGLENSLKEGTRAALFGVPSLRGGVFEMLSPEFEILKGGEIPDGFKGIAPVYPLTAGLPKNWLRRTVTETVKKYSPLLSDPIPLKIREKNNLMPLPEAVRQMHEPDSPPAWKDARRRIAYGELFELQLEMAASREKNAKSGAAAAERGPLYRAMTKNLPFEFTGSQKKVIDEIIDGASAGAQSARLVQGDVGSGKTAVAAAFAAAVCDGGAQCAVLAPTESLAEQLYERMKKYIPLGEDECVLLKGSMPAAARRKAEAAIASGEVRIAAGTQALLSEKIKFRELGAVIIDEQQRFGVRQREKLLSGSSKPHLLMLSATPIPRTMALTLYGDLDVSIIESVPAGRAPVETRTTGYAGLTELLRFIAREIMAGGRVYWICPRVEESEGSPVSAVKRYEWLVKKLPPVKISLVHGQMESTEKERALSAFRSDASQLLVGTTVLEVGIDVPEATVIVIESPERYGLSQLHQLRGRVGRGTRRGVCILLSDAAEDAERLKKFAATNDGFAIARADLETRGAGELTGIAQHGSAGLKVADLARDAALAALAREDVLSLAARGLTAETLSACRASSLRRNGPQSS from the coding sequence GTGGACGAAAGACTCGCATCCCCGCTCTCCGCGCTGAAGGGGGCGGGGCCGCGCAGGGCCGCGCTGCTCGAAAAGCTCGGCCTCCTCACGATTTACGACCTGCTCTGGTTCTTCCCGAGAAAATACGAGGACCGCAGGAACGTCAGAAAAATATCCGAACTCGTGCCCGGAGCTCCGGCGGTCGTAGCGGCAGAGTCGCGCGGCTGCGAGACGCGCACTCTGCCAGGGCGCGGACGCAGGCTGATAAAATGCCGCTTCTCCGACGGCGGCGGATTCCTCGACGCGGTATGGTTCAACATCAAAGGGCTTGAAAACTCGCTGAAAGAAGGGACGCGCGCCGCGCTCTTCGGCGTCCCGTCGCTGCGCGGCGGCGTCTTCGAGATGCTCTCTCCCGAGTTCGAGATACTGAAAGGCGGGGAAATCCCCGACGGCTTCAAAGGCATAGCGCCGGTCTACCCGCTCACCGCCGGGCTGCCGAAAAACTGGCTCCGCCGCACCGTGACGGAGACGGTGAAAAAATACTCGCCGCTCCTCTCCGACCCGATCCCGCTGAAAATCAGAGAAAAAAATAATCTAATGCCGCTCCCCGAGGCCGTGCGCCAGATGCACGAGCCGGACTCCCCGCCGGCGTGGAAGGATGCGCGCCGGCGCATTGCCTACGGCGAGCTGTTCGAACTCCAGCTCGAAATGGCGGCCTCTCGCGAAAAAAACGCGAAAAGCGGAGCCGCCGCGGCCGAACGCGGCCCTCTCTACCGCGCCATGACGAAGAACCTCCCATTCGAGTTCACCGGTTCGCAGAAAAAAGTCATAGACGAAATAATAGACGGCGCTTCGGCCGGCGCGCAGAGCGCTCGGCTCGTGCAGGGCGACGTCGGCTCCGGCAAAACGGCGGTCGCCGCGGCCTTCGCGGCGGCGGTATGCGACGGCGGAGCCCAGTGCGCCGTGCTCGCGCCGACTGAATCGCTTGCAGAGCAGCTTTATGAACGGATGAAAAAATATATCCCGCTCGGCGAAGACGAATGTGTACTGCTGAAAGGCTCCATGCCTGCGGCCGCGCGCAGAAAGGCCGAGGCCGCGATAGCCTCCGGCGAAGTCAGGATAGCCGCCGGAACGCAGGCGCTGCTCTCCGAAAAAATAAAATTCCGCGAGCTCGGCGCCGTGATAATAGACGAGCAGCAGCGCTTCGGAGTGCGCCAGCGCGAAAAGCTCTTATCCGGCTCGTCGAAGCCGCACCTGCTCATGCTCAGCGCCACGCCGATACCGAGGACCATGGCGCTCACGCTCTACGGCGACCTCGACGTATCCATAATAGAATCGGTCCCCGCGGGGCGCGCTCCCGTCGAAACGCGGACGACCGGCTACGCAGGGCTGACTGAGCTGCTGCGCTTCATCGCGCGCGAAATCATGGCCGGCGGGCGCGTCTACTGGATATGCCCGCGCGTCGAAGAAAGCGAAGGCTCGCCGGTCTCGGCGGTAAAGCGTTACGAATGGCTGGTAAAAAAACTTCCTCCGGTGAAAATATCTCTCGTCCACGGACAAATGGAAAGCACGGAAAAAGAGCGCGCGCTGTCGGCCTTCCGCTCCGACGCGTCGCAGCTTCTCGTCGGCACGACCGTGCTCGAAGTCGGCATCGACGTGCCGGAAGCAACCGTGATAGTGATAGAGTCGCCGGAGCGCTACGGCCTGTCTCAGCTCCACCAGCTCCGCGGGCGCGTCGGGCGCGGAACGCGGCGCGGCGTCTGCATACTGCTCTCCGACGCGGCGGAGGACGCGGAGCGGCTTAAAAAATTCGCCGCGACGAACGACGGCTTTGCGATCGCGCGCGCCGACCTCGAAACGCGCGGCGCAGGAGAACTCACTGGAATAGCGCAGCACGGCTCCGCCGGACTGAAAGTCGCGGACCTCGCGCGCGACGCCGCCCTCGCCGCGCTTGCGCGCGAGGACGTCCTCTCGCTCGCAGCACGCGGCCTCACCGCGGAAACTCTTTCGGCCTGCCGCGCCTCGTCCCTGCGCCGTAATGGGCCGCAGTCCTCATAG
- a CDS encoding DivIVA domain-containing protein: MSELLTSLDVVNQSFKKSLRGYDAAEVDEFLDHVAETLQFYNQRTKELERDLASKQESLAEYDRMKDVLHEALLMAQKSADDRVKSAREQANKIIADAREQADAMCRDAAAEAERLRAGVEQIRNIRDMYAQEFRGVLAKFDNQLNQAMNSQLGGAVDSVLEVRENQAEAPQPEAAEEPALKSDPGDFEAACGMLGVDPQEIMKK; encoded by the coding sequence ATGTCGGAACTTTTAACCTCCCTTGACGTTGTGAACCAGTCCTTCAAAAAGAGCCTGCGCGGCTACGACGCGGCCGAAGTGGACGAATTCCTCGACCACGTCGCAGAGACGCTCCAGTTCTACAACCAGCGGACGAAAGAGCTCGAACGCGACCTCGCCTCCAAGCAGGAGAGCCTCGCCGAGTACGACAGGATGAAGGACGTGCTCCACGAGGCGCTGCTCATGGCTCAGAAAAGCGCCGACGACCGCGTGAAAAGCGCGCGCGAGCAGGCGAACAAGATAATCGCCGACGCGAGGGAGCAGGCCGACGCCATGTGCCGCGACGCGGCGGCGGAGGCCGAACGGCTGCGCGCCGGGGTCGAGCAGATACGCAACATCCGCGACATGTACGCGCAGGAGTTCCGCGGAGTGCTCGCGAAATTCGACAACCAGCTCAACCAGGCGATGAACTCGCAGCTCGGCGGAGCCGTGGACAGCGTTCTTGAGGTGCGCGAAAACCAGGCGGAAGCGCCGCAGCCCGAAGCGGCCGAGGAACCGGCGCTGAAATCCGACCCCGGCGACTTCGAGGCCGCGTGCGGGATGCTCGGCGTAGACCCGCAGGAGATCATGAAAAAGTAG